A window of Calonectris borealis chromosome 3, bCalBor7.hap1.2, whole genome shotgun sequence contains these coding sequences:
- the TAGAP gene encoding T-cell activation Rho GTPase-activating protein isoform X1 produces the protein MKVLSSCNSSKTLNAGNMESLIECQLEADAKKCPPLVPADTEDGLCHSTADGTKKRKKVISQSFTLRRSSTNGNSPGQLDSGAKIALFGQPLAIICGEDDTLPQPVQDLLAILYMKGPSTEGIFRKAANEKARKELKEDLNKGGNVDLKSKSVHLLAVVLKDFLRNIPSKLLSADLYEKWMQALEKPSKQEKIEELKEVADKLPRPNLVLLKHLLSLLRHISQNAETNRMDSSNLAICVGPNMLSPETDNTLPLEVQKEMNDKVTVLVEFLINNCSEIFGEDIALSACASAEESPEHTDSSTEHLCAAHQNDSAYDSPDPEAEGSLRTSQMEQPKGRSTSVSRRYPTCISAPSLTNFRNDISTMDRRYSEPDLSFQNHLEGRIRKQKLNKSEDNFPVQQKQLGLEALEKRLAILPSQLSTDSLPQTSSSCSLESSDGSVFTSSPVVSPSSPKKTFLNRPQSFSTKATEDCNTPSREIKKHSMSFSFANRRKTLIKTQSWGPGKNMGFWRDSFTKKEDQFSCRVVQENSPDDDKPLPVAYQQRPRFKSADEVFREVDQRNPGRPPSYEEATKNCLATKLPSHNLTVQTMRLKVSNQDALPPHPCSSCAQDAACTALRDLPSGRVSAAKDSDVETETLSVTVGINSRVSLPVTPGVYRLRAMSESCQKNKLEYVARRCSQPVFEVDQIQYAKESYV, from the exons ATGAAAGTGTTAAGCAGCTGTAACTCT TCAAAGACACTAAATGCTGGGAACATGGAGAGTCTGATTGAGTGCCAGTTGGAG GCTGATGCCAAGAAATGCCCCCCGCTGGTCCCAGCAGATACTGAAGACGGACTTTGCCACTCGACTG CAGAtgggacaaagaaaagaaagaaggtgaTATCGCAGTCATTTACTCTGAGACGTAGCTCTACCAACGGGAATTCCCCAGGGCAGCTGGACTCGGGTGCCAAAATCGCTCTGTTTGGCCAGCCTCTGGCAATTATCTGTGGGGAAGATGACACACTGCCCCAACCGGTCCAG gatCTCCTAGCTATATTGTATATGAAAGGACCTTCCACTGAAGGGATATTCAGAAAAGCTGCCAATGAGAAAGCACGAAAGGAGTTGAAGGAGGACCTAAACAAAGGCGGGAATGTTGATTTGAAAAGCAAATCTGTGCACCTGCTGGCAGTGGTCTTGAAG GACTTCCTCCGAAATATTCCCTCCAAACTCCTGTCGGCCGACCTCTATGAGAAGTGGATGCAAGCTCTGGAGAAAccaagcaagcaggaaaaaattgaaGAATTGAAAGA GGTGGCTGACAAACTGCCTAGACCAAACCTCGTCTTGCTCAAGCACTTGCTGTCTCTGCTCCGCCACATCAGCCAAAATGCCGAGACCAACAGGATGGACTCCAGCAATCTGGCCATCTGCGTTGGCCCAAATATGCTGAGCCCAGAGACGGACAACACGCTCCCGCTGGAAGTGCAGAAGGAGATGAATGACAAG GTGACAGTGTTGGTGGAGTTCCTCATAAACAACTGCTCAGAAATATTTGGGGAGGACATTGCCTTGTCTGCCTGTGCCTCAGCTGAGGAGTCACCGGAGCACACAGACAGCTCCACAG AACACCTATGTGCTGCTCATCAGAATGACTCTGCCTATGACAGCCCAGATCCTGAAGCTGAGGGCagcctccgtacctctcagatGGAGCAGCCCAAAGGGAGGAGCACTAGTGTGAGCAGAAGATATCCCACATGCATCTCTGCCCCTTCACTGACTAATTTCAGAAATGACATCAGCACGATGGACAGGAGGTACTCAGAGCCAGACCTGTCCTTCCAGAACCACCTTGAAGGCAGGATAAGGAAACAGAAGCTAAACAAAAGTGAGGACAATTTTCCAGTTCAGCAGAAACAGCTAGGGTTGGAGGCACTGGAGAAACGGCTTGCCATCTTACCTTCACAATTATCAACTGACTCTCTACCCCAAACATCCTCCAGTTGCTCTCTGGAAAGCTCTGATGGCTCGGTCTTCACCAGCTCCCCAGTAGTTTCGCCCTCTAGtcccaaaaaaacctttttaaatagGCCCCAGTCCTTTTCCACCAAGGCCACTGAAGACTGCAATACGCCTAGCAGAGAGATCAAAAAGCATTCTATGTCATTCTCTTTTGCAAACCGCAGGAAAACACTAATAAAAACCCAGAGTTGGGGGCCTGGAAAAAACATGGGTTTTTGGAGAGACAGTTTCACAAAGAAAGAAGATCAGTTCTCCTGCAGAGTTGTCCAGGAGAACAGCCCTGATGATGACAAACCATTGCCTGTGGCGTATCAGCAAAGGCCACGTTTCAAGTCAGCTGATGAAGTGTTCAGAGAGGTAGACCAGAGGAATCCTGGAAGACCACCCTCTTACGAAGAGGCTACTAAAAACTGCCTGGCCACTAAACTTCCCTCCCACAATCTCACGGTTCAAACTATGAGATTAAAGGTGTCAAACCAGGACGCTTTGCCGCCTCATCCATGCAGCAGCTGCGCACAGGACGCAGCATGTACGGCTCTAAGGGATCTACCCAGTGGCAGAGTTTCGGCAGCGAAGGATTCTGATGTGGAAACTGAAACCCTCAGCGTCACTGTGGGAATAAACTCCCGTGTGAGTTTACCTGTGACCCCGGGAGTCTACCGATTGAGAGCCATGTCTGAATCCTGTCAAAAGAACAAACTTGAGTATGTGGCTCGGAGGTGCAGCCAGCCAGTTTTTGAGGTAGACCAGATCCAGTATGCTAAGGAATCCTATGTTTAA
- the TAGAP gene encoding T-cell activation Rho GTPase-activating protein isoform X2 — translation MKVLSSCNSSKTLNAGNMESLIECQLEADAKKCPPLVPADTEDGLCHSTDGTKKRKKVISQSFTLRRSSTNGNSPGQLDSGAKIALFGQPLAIICGEDDTLPQPVQDLLAILYMKGPSTEGIFRKAANEKARKELKEDLNKGGNVDLKSKSVHLLAVVLKDFLRNIPSKLLSADLYEKWMQALEKPSKQEKIEELKEVADKLPRPNLVLLKHLLSLLRHISQNAETNRMDSSNLAICVGPNMLSPETDNTLPLEVQKEMNDKVTVLVEFLINNCSEIFGEDIALSACASAEESPEHTDSSTEHLCAAHQNDSAYDSPDPEAEGSLRTSQMEQPKGRSTSVSRRYPTCISAPSLTNFRNDISTMDRRYSEPDLSFQNHLEGRIRKQKLNKSEDNFPVQQKQLGLEALEKRLAILPSQLSTDSLPQTSSSCSLESSDGSVFTSSPVVSPSSPKKTFLNRPQSFSTKATEDCNTPSREIKKHSMSFSFANRRKTLIKTQSWGPGKNMGFWRDSFTKKEDQFSCRVVQENSPDDDKPLPVAYQQRPRFKSADEVFREVDQRNPGRPPSYEEATKNCLATKLPSHNLTVQTMRLKVSNQDALPPHPCSSCAQDAACTALRDLPSGRVSAAKDSDVETETLSVTVGINSRVSLPVTPGVYRLRAMSESCQKNKLEYVARRCSQPVFEVDQIQYAKESYV, via the exons ATGAAAGTGTTAAGCAGCTGTAACTCT TCAAAGACACTAAATGCTGGGAACATGGAGAGTCTGATTGAGTGCCAGTTGGAG GCTGATGCCAAGAAATGCCCCCCGCTGGTCCCAGCAGATACTGAAGACGGACTTTGCCACTCGACTG AtgggacaaagaaaagaaagaaggtgaTATCGCAGTCATTTACTCTGAGACGTAGCTCTACCAACGGGAATTCCCCAGGGCAGCTGGACTCGGGTGCCAAAATCGCTCTGTTTGGCCAGCCTCTGGCAATTATCTGTGGGGAAGATGACACACTGCCCCAACCGGTCCAG gatCTCCTAGCTATATTGTATATGAAAGGACCTTCCACTGAAGGGATATTCAGAAAAGCTGCCAATGAGAAAGCACGAAAGGAGTTGAAGGAGGACCTAAACAAAGGCGGGAATGTTGATTTGAAAAGCAAATCTGTGCACCTGCTGGCAGTGGTCTTGAAG GACTTCCTCCGAAATATTCCCTCCAAACTCCTGTCGGCCGACCTCTATGAGAAGTGGATGCAAGCTCTGGAGAAAccaagcaagcaggaaaaaattgaaGAATTGAAAGA GGTGGCTGACAAACTGCCTAGACCAAACCTCGTCTTGCTCAAGCACTTGCTGTCTCTGCTCCGCCACATCAGCCAAAATGCCGAGACCAACAGGATGGACTCCAGCAATCTGGCCATCTGCGTTGGCCCAAATATGCTGAGCCCAGAGACGGACAACACGCTCCCGCTGGAAGTGCAGAAGGAGATGAATGACAAG GTGACAGTGTTGGTGGAGTTCCTCATAAACAACTGCTCAGAAATATTTGGGGAGGACATTGCCTTGTCTGCCTGTGCCTCAGCTGAGGAGTCACCGGAGCACACAGACAGCTCCACAG AACACCTATGTGCTGCTCATCAGAATGACTCTGCCTATGACAGCCCAGATCCTGAAGCTGAGGGCagcctccgtacctctcagatGGAGCAGCCCAAAGGGAGGAGCACTAGTGTGAGCAGAAGATATCCCACATGCATCTCTGCCCCTTCACTGACTAATTTCAGAAATGACATCAGCACGATGGACAGGAGGTACTCAGAGCCAGACCTGTCCTTCCAGAACCACCTTGAAGGCAGGATAAGGAAACAGAAGCTAAACAAAAGTGAGGACAATTTTCCAGTTCAGCAGAAACAGCTAGGGTTGGAGGCACTGGAGAAACGGCTTGCCATCTTACCTTCACAATTATCAACTGACTCTCTACCCCAAACATCCTCCAGTTGCTCTCTGGAAAGCTCTGATGGCTCGGTCTTCACCAGCTCCCCAGTAGTTTCGCCCTCTAGtcccaaaaaaacctttttaaatagGCCCCAGTCCTTTTCCACCAAGGCCACTGAAGACTGCAATACGCCTAGCAGAGAGATCAAAAAGCATTCTATGTCATTCTCTTTTGCAAACCGCAGGAAAACACTAATAAAAACCCAGAGTTGGGGGCCTGGAAAAAACATGGGTTTTTGGAGAGACAGTTTCACAAAGAAAGAAGATCAGTTCTCCTGCAGAGTTGTCCAGGAGAACAGCCCTGATGATGACAAACCATTGCCTGTGGCGTATCAGCAAAGGCCACGTTTCAAGTCAGCTGATGAAGTGTTCAGAGAGGTAGACCAGAGGAATCCTGGAAGACCACCCTCTTACGAAGAGGCTACTAAAAACTGCCTGGCCACTAAACTTCCCTCCCACAATCTCACGGTTCAAACTATGAGATTAAAGGTGTCAAACCAGGACGCTTTGCCGCCTCATCCATGCAGCAGCTGCGCACAGGACGCAGCATGTACGGCTCTAAGGGATCTACCCAGTGGCAGAGTTTCGGCAGCGAAGGATTCTGATGTGGAAACTGAAACCCTCAGCGTCACTGTGGGAATAAACTCCCGTGTGAGTTTACCTGTGACCCCGGGAGTCTACCGATTGAGAGCCATGTCTGAATCCTGTCAAAAGAACAAACTTGAGTATGTGGCTCGGAGGTGCAGCCAGCCAGTTTTTGAGGTAGACCAGATCCAGTATGCTAAGGAATCCTATGTTTAA
- the TAGAP gene encoding T-cell activation Rho GTPase-activating protein isoform X3, with protein MKVLSSCNSSKTLNAGNMESLIECQLEADAKKCPPLVPADTEDGLCHSTADGTKKRKKVISQSFTLRRSSTNGNSPGQLDSGAKIALFGQPLAIICGEDDTLPQPVQDLLAILYMKGPSTEGIFRKAANEKARKELKEDLNKGGNVDLKSKSVHLLAVVLKDFLRNIPSKLLSADLYEKWMQALEKPSKQEKIEELKEVADKLPRPNLVLLKHLLSLLRHISQNAETNRMDSSNLAICVGPNMLSPETDNTLPLEVQKEMNDKVC; from the exons ATGAAAGTGTTAAGCAGCTGTAACTCT TCAAAGACACTAAATGCTGGGAACATGGAGAGTCTGATTGAGTGCCAGTTGGAG GCTGATGCCAAGAAATGCCCCCCGCTGGTCCCAGCAGATACTGAAGACGGACTTTGCCACTCGACTG CAGAtgggacaaagaaaagaaagaaggtgaTATCGCAGTCATTTACTCTGAGACGTAGCTCTACCAACGGGAATTCCCCAGGGCAGCTGGACTCGGGTGCCAAAATCGCTCTGTTTGGCCAGCCTCTGGCAATTATCTGTGGGGAAGATGACACACTGCCCCAACCGGTCCAG gatCTCCTAGCTATATTGTATATGAAAGGACCTTCCACTGAAGGGATATTCAGAAAAGCTGCCAATGAGAAAGCACGAAAGGAGTTGAAGGAGGACCTAAACAAAGGCGGGAATGTTGATTTGAAAAGCAAATCTGTGCACCTGCTGGCAGTGGTCTTGAAG GACTTCCTCCGAAATATTCCCTCCAAACTCCTGTCGGCCGACCTCTATGAGAAGTGGATGCAAGCTCTGGAGAAAccaagcaagcaggaaaaaattgaaGAATTGAAAGA GGTGGCTGACAAACTGCCTAGACCAAACCTCGTCTTGCTCAAGCACTTGCTGTCTCTGCTCCGCCACATCAGCCAAAATGCCGAGACCAACAGGATGGACTCCAGCAATCTGGCCATCTGCGTTGGCCCAAATATGCTGAGCCCAGAGACGGACAACACGCTCCCGCTGGAAGTGCAGAAGGAGATGAATGACAAGGTGTGTTGA